The genomic window AAAAACTCCGGTATCCTGCTTGCCGGTTACTTTCAATTCATACTCTCTCACCTGTCGGTCCTGGGCTGCTTTCAATGTGACCGTGGATCCGGTTTCTGTTTTGTTCAAATAGGCAACAACGTCATTGGCATAACGTACTTCCTGATCGTCTATGCCAGTTATTATCATTCCTTTTTCAATTCCTGCAATATCAGCTACAGAGTCTTCTTTAACATCCACGACCATTGTGTCGCTCATAGGAGCTACAGCCCCTAAAACTGGTCCGAAAAAGAGAACAAAAGCAATCAGGGCCACTGCAAAATTAGACATAACTCCGGCGGCCAGGATGCGTGCACGCTGGTTTCTGGTGGCCTTTTTCTCATTTATTACAGGACTTCCAAATTCATCTTTCCCTTCTCCGAAAAGTTGTTCCTCATCGGGTTCAGCAAATCCGCCTATAGGCACCAGGGCAAAAAGTATTCCCATGGATTTTACCCTTATATCTTCTACCCTGGCAAGAATGGCATGGGCAAATTCATGAACCACCAGTGTTACTACCAGGGCAATGATGCCCCATGTTAGCGGGATAAATTCATTGACACCGGGAATCAGGAAAACATTGCGTGCTTCGTTGAATTTCCCTGGTTGAGGCATTGCATTCTCTGTCAGGGAAGCAATAAGCGCGATATCTGAAAGAATGACAATAAAAAGCATGGCAAACATGCCTACGAACATTAACACGATGCCGGTATTTGCAAATACTCTCCAGTAACGACGGGGTTTTGCAAGTTTATCCAGAAGAGCAAGCCCCTTTACAGTTCTGATCATGAGTATGGGGCCGTATGCGGATATGTTGTACTTTTCCAGTACTCCCTTTTTGTTAAGATAGGCTACTGCGGCCCAGTATACTAAAAATATCGCCAATATGATGTTAGTGGTTACCAATTGAATTCTCCGGAGGATTATGCCAATGATGATTAGTGGTTGAATTAATATCTTTTTATATTAAAATCAAATGGACAGAGAATAGTGTTGCCTGCTATACAATAAATTATATATCGTCGGGATAGACTCCAAATTGTTGAGTGAAATTCAGCTGGTCTACTTCTTCCCAGTCCTCGGCAATCTTTTCACCCTCTACCCTGCTTATGGTTATGCCTGTAAAACTAACTTTGCGGTTTGTAGGAAATACACCCTGAAATGCTCTTTTATGGGTTCCTTCTGCTTTCCAGCGTGTAACAACCCTATCATTTTCAGATATTATATCTTCTATTTCAAAATGAAGGTCTGGAAGGGCATGATGTATGGCACCCATGAATTCCTTAAGATTTTCCCGATCCAGCTTTTCTCCGCCATAATGCATCAGATAATCGTCAGTACAGTGCTTATCTACTATAACAGGATTCCAGCCTTCTCTGGCGACTTTCAGCACGATTTCTTTGTTTTTATCAAGAGAGCCACAGATTTGCTCATCGTTAGTCTCATTTTTTCCCATCGCTAATAATAGACAGGGTTTATATTTAAAAAGTTTATTTCACGAAAAGTCCCGAATTATCCGGCAATATAAGTATATGTCAAGTACAATTAGTTCTGACTTGTAGTTCTGTGGTATATTTATTCTATATACTCTGTATATTATATTGTAGAAGTATAAACGCAACAGAGGATTGCTTAACCTTCTGGAAGATCAAGGCGGAGATATTTGGGCTTAGAAACAAAAAGTCCCGAATTGTATGGTTTGCACCTGTTCTATAATATCTCTGCCTTCTTCCAATTTCTGAAATTATTTATAATTATTGAAACCTTGGGCCATCTACATCTGCATTATTATTGTAGCCACGACTTTCCCAGAATCCTTCATAATTATCATCGTCCGTCACCTCTATCGCGGTGATCCATTTAGCCCATTTGTAACCATATTTTCCCTCTGCTACAAGTTGCAGTGGAAACCCTCTTTCCTGGGGAAGGGTGACGTTGTTAAGTTTGTAGGCAACAATAATATTGTTATCAATCAGATAATCCAGAGGGAGGGATGTGGAATAACCATCTTCTGAGTAAAAAATAACCGTGTTCGCCCCTTCCCTGACTCCGGCTTCTTCCAGCAGGGTCTGTACCGGTACACCGGTCCATAGTGCTGTAAAACGCCATCCTTCCACACAGTCAAGCGGCACGACCCTGGAAACGACAGGGTAGGAGGTGAGCTGTTCATAACTTATATGTGTAGTTTCATTTACCATCCCACTGATTTTAAGTGTGTAGTTTTCTCTATCAATATACTGGGTTCCCTTGATGCCATTGTTGCGCTGCTCTTCAATCGGTGTAAGTTCGACACCGTCATATTCCAGTGTTTCTGTCTCATTGTCCTGCACACCGGAGCTTTCAGTTTCCTGTGGTGTGGTGGAAATGCATCCTGCTGTAAGTACTGTAATGATAAGGAAAAGGAATATTGGATATCTCATGAAACCACCTCTGTATATGGAACTTGGAAATTATTGCAAAAATAGGTTTTGTATGGTGGTGTACTGAGTCATCAATGCTTGCAATGAAAAAGCAAAAAAAAGGCTAGTATAGTTGTCAGTGCTGTCCCAATTAAGGTTTTCCTGCGATAGATTTATAAAAAATCGTGTTATTTAGATGTTGCATATTCTGGTTGCGGCAATCCCAAACAGAATCTACAATAAAAATGTGCGAGAGTAGCCAAGCGGCCAACGGCGATGGACTCAAGATCCATTCTCGTAGGAGTTCGTGGGTTCGAATCCCCCCTCTCGCACCAACCAACAAGATTGAACTCCACGAAGAGTTTTTACCTTTAAACATTAAACCATAGTTTTCAGTTCTGATAAAATCCTGTTTATGCCTTACATCTTTTTCAATCAGATCATAAATGAAGTAATATTTGCCTCAAAATGCAATACAGGAAGAGTGTATTCAGTTGAGGTATTCCATTTTAAAAAATCACATACAGGATATCACAATCAATCTCGTCAAACTTCTGCTTTAAAAGCCTTTAGTTTGAGACTCATAACAGGGTATCCTGAGTACTGATTTTCACCAATGTCTTTGTCTTCATCTATTATCCGGACATTGAATCCAGCATCTTTTATAGCCCCCAGATAGTCATCTTTGAGCAAAGCACCCCCTATACAGGCACATATAAGGTCTTCATCATTCCTTTGCTCGGCGGTTAAGTCATTCAGAAGAACCATGTCTGAAACATACATCATCCCATCATTTTTGAGAACACGGTATGCTTCCCGGAATACCTTAGATTTGTCAGATGCAAGATTGATTACACAGTTGCTTATAATGACATCAACAGAACCCGCTTCAACAGGTAAAGACTCGATATCCCCCTGCCTGAATTCGACATTATTGAATTCATATTTTTCAGCATTCTTTCTTGCTCTTGCAACCATATCTTCTGTCATATCCACACCAATGACTTTACCGGTTTTACCCACTTTCCTTGCAGCGATAAAACTATCAAATCCTCCTCCTGAGCCAAGATCAAGAACAATATCTCCTTCTTTTATATCACCGATTGCAGTCGGATTCCCGCATCCAAGTCCCAGATTCGCTGCAGAAAATGATTGTGTATCTTCAAATGAGTAGCCAATGGATGTTGATATCTCTTCCTTTGTGAGATCCTCACAACATCCACACCCCTGTACAACATCCAATGCAATTTTTCCGTATTTTTCCTTTACAACTTTTTTCTTAGCGTCTGCATCTGCTGCATTATCAGAACAGCATGAATCTAATTTTTCAACCCCGCAATTTTCAAGTTTGTCTTTCATATTATCATCTATTATACTGTAAATTACGTATCTACCCTCTTTTTCATACTTCAGGATACCCGCTTCAAAAAGTATTTTTAAATGCCGGGATACAGTGGTTTGATCCTTACCTGTAATTGTTGCAAAATCACATGCACAATGATCATTCTTTAACAAACATCCTATTATTGCAAGACGCGTTTGGTCCCCCAATGCTTTGAAGAATTTGGCCTTTTCATGGAGCATCATTTGTACATATGTACATTTATGCATATTTAAGTTTTTTGGAATTATTACTTTGTGCGAAAACAATTAGATATATGCTAGAGATACCAAATTCACAACAATTAGCAGAAGGTCTAAAAATGGGATTTAAATGTGCAGTATGCTCAAAAGAAGAAAACTCTCTTCTGAAGGTAAATCATGTGAAATTAGGAGTTATAAAAATCTGTGAAGATTGCTGGTTTCAAGAACATAACAAAGGCAACTTGCTCTCTCTAAAAGGTGGATGCGACTGTTGCAGATAATTAGAGATTTTCATCTTCACAAGGGGCATGGATACAATCCATATTCCTATAGTCAGAAGCAAGTGTCACAACCGCAACCGGAGAATCAGGCTCTCCTATGACGTAATCGCCATCTTTCACGGGCTATTTGTTAGTATCGTTTGACTCTGTTGTAGCCATGATATCCACCTGTATGGTTATTTTATTCAGCTAGGTTTCAATTTCCCAGTTCAGCCTCCACTTTGGTCATCATCTCTTTGACATCATTTTCTTCCAGGTCCAAGCTTCCACCCTTTTTCATACCGAGTTCGGTTATAACGATGTTCTTATCTACTGTGAACCCTGCATGCTCCAGTGATTTCTTTGCACAGAGAAGAGGGCATCTATCAATAGCAACAATCTCATCGGTACCTTCGGTACTTTTTATGATACCAGAAACATTGCCTCCAATTCCGACGGTGCACATAATCTTACCTTTTCCCTGTTTGGTAAGTTCAACAGCTACCCTGTTTGCCATCTGTCCTACATTGGATCCACCGGAACATGCATACAATCCAATAATCGCCACTTCACATGCACAAGTTGGCCCTTCTGCCATTTTCAGTTCTTCTGCCATAATACATTCTCCATGATTTTGATACTTATGTAGCCACTTTAGCTACAGTGAATCGGTCAATCCAACAAACATTCAGGGTCTTTTGTCCCTCAACGAATTTTAAACAAAAAATTTGCTTGATGGATGGTACGAAACACTTCAGATATACGTAAAAATCCTATTTATAAATTGGAATTTCAAAAATAGTTGAAACACTTATATACAAGAAACAACAACCATTTAATTAGCAATTTTCGAAATGTTGTTTGTCACACAAGGGAGATACAGGATGAGTGAAGTGCATATCAATTCAAGTATATGTGGATTTGAACACAATGTTTTTGGAAAAAAAGAAGGCAAAAACATAATTATTGACATCGAAACGGATTGCGATAAAATAAAAAAGATGTCACATATGGAAGTACCCATTGATTAGACACTTGACATTAAGGACAATTATGTCATGTCAAAAGCACAGGAATTGAAATGTTCATCCAATTGTCTTGTGCCCTGTGGAATATTGCATGTATGCAGGATGGAAATGGGGATTCTATCTGAGTCTTTAGCAAAAAGATCAGGAAATGTCAGCATCGACTTCAAATAAATTATTATTTTGAGCACAGATATCTGGAAGCATATTAAAATTTTTGATTAAGCGGATAATATTTGGGGAAAACATGATCCAAACTATACTTATACCTACAGATTTTACTATCGAGAGCGAGAAACTGCTCTCCTGTATTGCAGAATTGAAAAACACAGGATTGAAGAAAGCTATATTGTTGCATGTTGTGGACATCTTTAAATCTCAGGGACTTGCCCCCATGTTCAAGGAAAATGCAGAGGGAAAAATTGCCGAATACAAGCAACTACTGGAAGAAATGGGGGTCGAGACAATCACACATGTTGTTGAAGGCGATGTCAATAAAACGATTATTAAAGTTGCAGATGAAGAAAACGTAGATTGTATTGTTATAGGTGCAACCACATCGGGAATCATAAAAGGAAGGCTTACAGGCAGGACTACAAACTATATTTCCCGACGGTCCGATAAGATTCTGCTTATTGAGAAATACAACAAACTTGAAAAAGGTGAAGAAGAGCTATATACCAAGACATGCTCTGCAAAGTTTTCAAAAGTAATGGTTCCGTTAGATTTCTCGGATAACTCAAATAAAATACTTGATATGCTCCGGCAAATGACAGATATCATTCATGAAGTTGTCCTTGTACATATAATAGAAAATGCAAAAAATAAGACTCAACTTGAAAATAAGAAAAAGGAAAGTCTTGAGAAGCTCTATGAGATTGGTAATGATTTGGAGAAAAATTTGGTAGTCAATTATGTTGTAAAGGAAGGCAAACCTACAAAAATATTGGATGAACTTGCAGAAGAAATGGATATTACCCTGATAATGATAACAACCCATGGGGTCGAATCATTTAAAGACATCCTTCTGGGAAGTACTGCCGAAAACCTACTCAGGAGTACTGCTAAACCGATATTGCTAATTCCTGCAGACAACAGGTGAAAACAATGGAAGAAGAAAGAGAACTTGATTTTTTCAGCAAGTATTTGTCCATATGGGTAGCCATCTGTATTATACTGGGTACTACAGTTGGTTACCTGTTCCCCAAATTTGCAGATACAATCGGTCAATATGAAATTGCAAATGTCTCTATTCCAATTGCAATCGTCCTGTTGGTCATGATGTACCCCATCATGTTAAAAATCAGTTTTGAGGAAATACTGAAAGTAAAAGAAAATAAAAAACCTCTCTATTTGACAGTTTTTGTGAACTGGGCAATCAAACCATTTACAATGACCGTAATTGCCTGGATATTTATCAGTATATTTTTCTCTGGCCTTATACCGCTTGACCTTCAAGCGGAATATATTGCAGGTTTAATTATACTGGGACTTGCACCCTGTACTGCAATGGTACTGGTATGGACATATTTAGCAAACGGTAATATCAATTACGCCCTTGTCCAGGTTTCTGTAAATGACCTGATTATATTGATATTGTTTGCTCCCCTGGGAGCGTTTCTTGTTGGCCAGACCACTGACTTCCCAATACCTGTACTGACCATATTCTATTCTGTATTATTCTATGTAGCACTCCCTCTTGTCCTTGCAATGTTAACCAGACATTATGTCATTAAAAGAAAGGGCCTAAGCTGGTTTGAAAATAATCTAATCGATAAAATAGAATGGATTACACCAGCGGGACTTCTTGTAACCTTGATCTTGATTTTTACTCTTCAGGGTGAAATGATAATCAAATATCCTTTCCATATTGTCTTGATTGCTATACCTATCATAGTGCAAACATATTTTATATTTGCAATCAGCTATTATGGTGCAAAAAAACTGAAAATCCCCTTCTATGAAGCTGCACCTTCTGCATTCATTGCACCAAGTAACTTCTTTGAACTGGCAGTAGCCACCACATTAATACTATTTGGTGCAACTTCAGGAGCAACACTGGCAACTGTAGTAGGTGTATTGGTAGAGGTACCTGTAATGTTATCACTTGTAAAGATAATGAAAATGAACAGACACAAATTCCAGTTTGAAGAAGGAATGTGATAGTTGGTCTAAAAATATAAGATGCACATTCATCTTCTTTTTTTGTAATGCAGGTGATCTTGCTTGGAATCAGGAATAAAACATGAAGACATTGTGGAAGCAACCATATCAGCCATAAAAAAGGCCGAGACTGAATTGCCGGATGATGTGGTTGCTTGTCTGGAAAAAGCTGAACAGATAGAGAGCAGTGAGATTGCACGCTCTCATTTGCAGGCAATACTGGAAAATATAGGAATTGCTCGCAGGCATTCTGTGCCCATATGCCAGGATACTGGAATTATCATCCTTTTTGTGGAAATCGGCAGGAAACTGCCTCCTTTACCTGATCTGGAAAATGCCCTCGCCGAAGGTGTCAGAAAGGCCACAGTGGAAGTACCCCTACGCCCCAATGTAGTTCATCCCCTGACACGTGAAAACAGTGGGGACAATACCGGGAAAGGGCTGCCGGATATAAAATATTCTTTTAATGAATCGGAAGAACTGAGGATCACAGCCGTTCCCAAAGGTGCAGGTTCGGAAAACATGAGCATACTGAAAATGCTAAATCCCACAGAAGGTGATTCAATAGACCGGCTTGTCCTTGAAACTATCAGGGATGCCGGAGGGAAACCCTGCCCACCTGTGATCCTGGGTATTGGTGTTGGTGGATCATTTGACAAAGCCGCCCTGCTTGCAAAGAGTGCTTTGCTGGAGCAGGTAAATGACATGGATGAAAAAGAACATGCCCTGCTGGAAAAGGTCAATTCCCTGGGCGTTGGTCCCATGGGTACAGGTGGCGATACGACGGCTCTGGCGGTCCACATCATGACAGCCCACTGCCACACCGCTTCCCTGCCAGTGGCCATCAATATTCAGTGCTGGGCCAACAGGCATGCCACAGCTGTTATTGGAGGTGAAGGCAAATGGAATATCATCTGAAAACCCCTCTCACCATTGAGGACATCGAATCCCTGCGCATTGGTGATGTAGTCTACATCTCAGGCAATATTTTCACAGCCCGGGATGAGGCTCATAAACATATCCTGGAAACCCCTCTGGAAAATATGCCCGTTGATCTGGAAGGAGCCGCTATCTATCATTGTGGTCCCCTTATGCAAAAAAATGATGCTGCGGAATGGGAGCCTGTGGCTGCCGGTCCGACCACCAGTGCACGTATGTCCGCAATGACTCCGCAACTTCTGGAAAAGCACAATGTGAGAGTGTTGATAGGTAAGGGCGGAATGGACAATGTCGCAGATTCAATGAAAGGAAAATGTGTCTATCTTGTCTATACCGGAGGATGTGCTGCACTTGCAGTCAATTCCATAACAAAGGTTTGTGATGTCCACTGGCTTGATCTGGGTATGCCTGAAGCAGTATGGGTACTCAAAATAGATAAATTCGGGCCTCTGGTTGTGGGAATCGATACTGAGGGAGAAGACCTTTTCAGGAATATCAGGGAAAAGGTAAACGAAAATCTTGAAAGGGCTCTCAGATAAGGAAGGTGAAAGTGGCCCATGCTATGATGGTCAGTAATAAGGAGTGCTTTAAGCCTGCTGACACCTGTCCTTCCCCCATCTGGCCCGCTACGATTCCTGTAACAAACCCCTGGATCACAGAAGCGTGGAATAAGATACGGGTGAAATGATCCGGATCAAAAGCACCTATGAATTGACTTCCTGCACCTGCAGCTGCTGCTGCATTCCCGGCTTCTGCCATGGTTGGTACGAATTTAGAGGTTAGCATAAGAACTACGAAGAGGAAAACAAGGAATGACATGTAACTGATCACAACATAAACCACCATATTTCCCTTTCTTTCCCTCTGCAAGGTCTTGATCTCATTTGCATCCCTGGCAGCTGCATCAAGTACGGATGAAGTTCTTCCGCCGGCCCTGTTTGCCTGTGTAATTAAAGCTACAGATCTTGAGATAAGGGGTGTATTCAGACGTTGGGCAAAATTCTCCAGCGTAACCTCAAAAGAAATACCCCAGGAAAGGGAAGCATCCATTTGTTTAACTTCTTCTGTCAATACTCCATAGTCAGCTTTTGTCAATGTATTTACTGCTGCAGGCAATGTGAGTCCGGCACGACTCATCTCTGCCATATCCCTGAGGAAATTTGGTATGTACTCCTCTACCTGATTTATAAAACGCCTTTTTTTGAAGAAAGTGTATGAAGGAAGTGAAATTGAAATTAGAACTGAAAATATGATCACATCATCTATAAATGGTGTACCCCATGTCAACTCCAGTCCTATTATCAGAAAGATCAATGAAAGTGGTCCGCTAAATACTATAGAATAGGGAGGCTGTCTGAACAGGAATTCCTTTGGTTTTTTAGCAAATTCCTTTATGGTCACATGTTCTTTGGCTTTTTCCAGTTTTTCTTTAATAGTGAGATCTTCAAGTTCCTGAAGTTTTTCCTCGCTTAAAGGTTCATTCCTTTTTACCGGATCATTGCCAATAAACTTCATTTTACTCCTCCGGAGTTAAACTACTGATAAGAATTACAAATAAAATACTTCCTACAGGTACTATGGCATACACAAGGATATAGAGAAACAGCATATTTGCCCCACCCATTATAGACATGATCGATATGACTATTATAAGAAAAAGCGGACCTGCTACAAAGGCAGTAACATAAGTTTCACCGAGAAGTCCCAATGTTTCAAGAAATTCCTTTTGCCTCTGCCTGTTTTCCACTATATACTGATCGGTCTTTATCTTAAAATATGGTTCAAGCTCGCCCCCGGATGTAACAACTGTAATTGCCCCCTGCAAAAATTCCTGAAGCATAGGGGATGGAGTTGTGAGTGAGATGTTCTTCATGGCTGTTACCAGATCCTTTCCCAGCACTTCCATATCCCTTACCAGATAGCGTACTTCAACCGCAACTTCCCCGTAGATGGAATTTTTGGCCAGGGACTTAAAAAGTTCTACAGGAAGTACTCCAGCTCCTGACATTGCAGACATGTAATTTATAGCATAGGGCAGTATTTGTTCGATGTTGCGTTTTCTGTCTCCTGCAACCAAAGCTGGATAGAGAACAAAGCCTTTAAAGATGGATACAAAAGATAATAGTAGGATTGCTATACTTCCAGATACCTGTACGATAAGGGCTTTGTATGGAACAATGGGAGCAAACCAGTAAGGCAGGTATAAGCGTGTGCCCGGAATTTCCGGTATACCCGTAATGAAAATTAATATATTCAAGAATAAAAGGACCAGTATGCTTCCTATTATAGCAGAAAGCATTGCACCGGATAAATACATATCATAACCTATGTTCATCCTGCTTTTCAGCAGGTTGTGTCGGAGACGGTGGTATTTGAGTCTCTTTTTTGCAAAAAGGTCCCCGAAAAGGGTATATGCATAGCTGAAATATCGTTTACTCATCTTGCATTTCCTGTTTAACCAGCTTTATTATTGTTTCAGGTTCTC from Methanohalophilus halophilus includes these protein-coding regions:
- a CDS encoding type II secretion system F family protein, with amino-acid sequence MKFIGNDPVKRNEPLSEEKLQELEDLTIKEKLEKAKEHVTIKEFAKKPKEFLFRQPPYSIVFSGPLSLIFLIIGLELTWGTPFIDDVIIFSVLISISLPSYTFFKKRRFINQVEEYIPNFLRDMAEMSRAGLTLPAAVNTLTKADYGVLTEEVKQMDASLSWGISFEVTLENFAQRLNTPLISRSVALITQANRAGGRTSSVLDAAARDANEIKTLQRERKGNMVVYVVISYMSFLVFLFVVLMLTSKFVPTMAEAGNAAAAAGAGSQFIGAFDPDHFTRILFHASVIQGFVTGIVAGQMGEGQVSAGLKHSLLLTIIAWATFTFLI
- the arsM gene encoding arsenite methyltransferase gives rise to the protein MMLHEKAKFFKALGDQTRLAIIGCLLKNDHCACDFATITGKDQTTVSRHLKILFEAGILKYEKEGRYVIYSIIDDNMKDKLENCGVEKLDSCCSDNAADADAKKKVVKEKYGKIALDVVQGCGCCEDLTKEEISTSIGYSFEDTQSFSAANLGLGCGNPTAIGDIKEGDIVLDLGSGGGFDSFIAARKVGKTGKVIGVDMTEDMVARARKNAEKYEFNNVEFRQGDIESLPVEAGSVDVIISNCVINLASDKSKVFREAYRVLKNDGMMYVSDMVLLNDLTAEQRNDEDLICACIGGALLKDDYLGAIKDAGFNVRIIDEDKDIGENQYSGYPVMSLKLKAFKAEV
- a CDS encoding fumarate hydratase; the protein is MESGIKHEDIVEATISAIKKAETELPDDVVACLEKAEQIESSEIARSHLQAILENIGIARRHSVPICQDTGIIILFVEIGRKLPPLPDLENALAEGVRKATVEVPLRPNVVHPLTRENSGDNTGKGLPDIKYSFNESEELRITAVPKGAGSENMSILKMLNPTEGDSIDRLVLETIRDAGGKPCPPVILGIGVGGSFDKAALLAKSALLEQVNDMDEKEHALLEKVNSLGVGPMGTGGDTTALAVHIMTAHCHTASLPVAINIQCWANRHATAVIGGEGKWNII
- a CDS encoding putative zinc-binding protein — encoded protein: MAEELKMAEGPTCACEVAIIGLYACSGGSNVGQMANRVAVELTKQGKGKIMCTVGIGGNVSGIIKSTEGTDEIVAIDRCPLLCAKKSLEHAGFTVDKNIVITELGMKKGGSLDLEENDVKEMMTKVEAELGN
- a CDS encoding site-2 protease family protein; the encoded protein is MVTTNIILAIFLVYWAAVAYLNKKGVLEKYNISAYGPILMIRTVKGLALLDKLAKPRRYWRVFANTGIVLMFVGMFAMLFIVILSDIALIASLTENAMPQPGKFNEARNVFLIPGVNEFIPLTWGIIALVVTLVVHEFAHAILARVEDIRVKSMGILFALVPIGGFAEPDEEQLFGEGKDEFGSPVINEKKATRNQRARILAAGVMSNFAVALIAFVLFFGPVLGAVAPMSDTMVVDVKEDSVADIAGIEKGMIITGIDDQEVRYANDVVAYLNKTETGSTVTLKAAQDRQVREYELKVTGKQDTGVFGIYVNDIVDGSPAERSNLEKGMFLLSINNVTTQTPEEFVNFMNTTTAGQEVEIEVKTTEGESKIYTLTLGQHPDGTSEKGFLGVYYGTDGVKNIPVGISIGEYPAHEYLDMLKGLPSMLTGVAGWVILLGLPIIGFAGEGFPGFSGTLAQFYEPVGWGEPLGVGVFWIANSLLWVGWLNFYVGLFNCLPAVPLDGGHVFRDYLQSFLKRFTGDEIKSTTLAGTIAGTFTIFIILSFVLMIFGPYIVHGF
- the arsB gene encoding ACR3 family arsenite efflux transporter → MEEERELDFFSKYLSIWVAICIILGTTVGYLFPKFADTIGQYEIANVSIPIAIVLLVMMYPIMLKISFEEILKVKENKKPLYLTVFVNWAIKPFTMTVIAWIFISIFFSGLIPLDLQAEYIAGLIILGLAPCTAMVLVWTYLANGNINYALVQVSVNDLIILILFAPLGAFLVGQTTDFPIPVLTIFYSVLFYVALPLVLAMLTRHYVIKRKGLSWFENNLIDKIEWITPAGLLVTLILIFTLQGEMIIKYPFHIVLIAIPIIVQTYFIFAISYYGAKKLKIPFYEAAPSAFIAPSNFFELAVATTLILFGATSGATLATVVGVLVEVPVMLSLVKIMKMNRHKFQFEEGM
- a CDS encoding type II secretion system F family protein, which translates into the protein MSKRYFSYAYTLFGDLFAKKRLKYHRLRHNLLKSRMNIGYDMYLSGAMLSAIIGSILVLLFLNILIFITGIPEIPGTRLYLPYWFAPIVPYKALIVQVSGSIAILLLSFVSIFKGFVLYPALVAGDRKRNIEQILPYAINYMSAMSGAGVLPVELFKSLAKNSIYGEVAVEVRYLVRDMEVLGKDLVTAMKNISLTTPSPMLQEFLQGAITVVTSGGELEPYFKIKTDQYIVENRQRQKEFLETLGLLGETYVTAFVAGPLFLIIVISIMSIMGGANMLFLYILVYAIVPVGSILFVILISSLTPEE
- a CDS encoding FumA C-terminus/TtdB family hydratase beta subunit, with the protein product MEYHLKTPLTIEDIESLRIGDVVYISGNIFTARDEAHKHILETPLENMPVDLEGAAIYHCGPLMQKNDAAEWEPVAAGPTTSARMSAMTPQLLEKHNVRVLIGKGGMDNVADSMKGKCVYLVYTGGCAALAVNSITKVCDVHWLDLGMPEAVWVLKIDKFGPLVVGIDTEGEDLFRNIREKVNENLERALR
- a CDS encoding ester cyclase, translating into MGKNETNDEQICGSLDKNKEIVLKVAREGWNPVIVDKHCTDDYLMHYGGEKLDRENLKEFMGAIHHALPDLHFEIEDIISENDRVVTRWKAEGTHKRAFQGVFPTNRKVSFTGITISRVEGEKIAEDWEEVDQLNFTQQFGVYPDDI
- a CDS encoding molybdopterin-dependent oxidoreductase — its product is MRYPIFLFLIITVLTAGCISTTPQETESSGVQDNETETLEYDGVELTPIEEQRNNGIKGTQYIDRENYTLKISGMVNETTHISYEQLTSYPVVSRVVPLDCVEGWRFTALWTGVPVQTLLEEAGVREGANTVIFYSEDGYSTSLPLDYLIDNNIIVAYKLNNVTLPQERGFPLQLVAEGKYGYKWAKWITAIEVTDDDNYEGFWESRGYNNNADVDGPRFQ
- a CDS encoding universal stress protein, yielding MIQTILIPTDFTIESEKLLSCIAELKNTGLKKAILLHVVDIFKSQGLAPMFKENAEGKIAEYKQLLEEMGVETITHVVEGDVNKTIIKVADEENVDCIVIGATTSGIIKGRLTGRTTNYISRRSDKILLIEKYNKLEKGEEELYTKTCSAKFSKVMVPLDFSDNSNKILDMLRQMTDIIHEVVLVHIIENAKNKTQLENKKKESLEKLYEIGNDLEKNLVVNYVVKEGKPTKILDELAEEMDITLIMITTHGVESFKDILLGSTAENLLRSTAKPILLIPADNR